DNA from Paraburkholderia largidicola:
TCGAAGGTTTGCCGGCGTGTGCGCTCGGTTACCTCGTGCTGAAGATGCTCGCCGACAGGCCCGCCGAAGCCCAATGGCTGTCGCCCGAAGAGCGCCTCGCGTTGCAGGATGCTTTCGACCGCGAGGGGTCGTCGGCCCAGAAGAAAAAGGATTTCCGCGCGTCGCTCAAGGATGTGCGTGTCTATATCCTCGCGATGATTTCGTTCGGCTTCACGATGGGTTCATACGGTATCGGCATCTGGTTGCCGCAGATGCTGAAGGCACACGGCATGAGCGTGACGCAAACGGGCTGGGTGTCTGCCGTGCCGTATTTCTTTGCCACGATCGCGTTGCTCTGGTGGGCGAAACGCGTCGATGCGCGCGGCGGACATATTGCGAATCTCGCTGCGGGTCTGCTGGTCGGTGCCATCGCGCTCGGCGTCTCGACGTACTTCCATCAACTGTTGCCCGCGATGATCGGCATCACGCTGGCGCTGATCGGCACGATCGCCGGACGCACGATTTTCTATACGCTGCCCGCGCGATTCCTGTCCGGCCAGGCAGCCGCGGGCGGCCTCGCGCTGATCAATTCGATCGGTGCGCTCGGCGGCTTTGCGGGGCCGTATCTGGTGGGCTATCTGAAAGACAGCTTCGGCACCTACGCGGCGGGGATGTTCGGTCTGGCCATCGTGCTCGGGTTGACGACGTTGCTGACGCTCTCCCTCTATGCATTCAATCGGGAGCCGTCATGACGCGCGCGAAGCATTCACCCAGTCGACGCCGGCTTTTGCAGGCGGCAGCCGCATCGCTCGCCATGCCTGCCTTTGCCGCCACACACGCCATTGCCAAAGAAGAGACGCGTTCCATGACTGCGACCAGCAACTATTTGCCCGTTCGAGCCGACTGGCTCGCTTCCGGCGCGGAAGCGGCGCTCGAGCCCGACATGCCGATCGTCGATGCGCATCACCACTTCTATGACCGTCCAGGGTGGACGTATCTGCTCGACGAGTATCTTCAGGACGCCCAGTCGGGGCACGACATCACGGCGTCGGTGTTCATGCAGGGGCTGAGCCATTACCGGACATCGGGGCCGCAGGAATTGCGGCCTGTCGGCGAGACGGAGTACGTGAGCGGGGTGACCAAGTCGCTGCAAGCGGGGCGGCCTCAGGTCGCGAAAGGCATCGTCGGTTATGCGGATCTGCGCCGCGGCGCGGCTGTGCGCGACGTGCTCGAAGCGCATCTGCAAGGCGGACAAGGCCGGTTCCGCGGCGTGCGGCATCTGGTGACCTGGGATGCGGACCCGACGCTGGTCAACCCACTTTCAGCGGGGCCGCGCGGATTGCTGCTCGACCGGGACTATCGCGCGGGCGTGGCGCAACTGGATGCGCTCGGCCTGTCCTACGATGCCTGGCTTTTCTTTCCGCAACTCCCCGAGTTGTTCGATCTCGCGAAGGCCTATCCCAACATGCCCGTCATCATCAATCACTGCGGCGGCATCGTGCGTATCGCAAGTTATGAAGACAGGCGCAAGGAAGTTTTCGACCGTTGGTCCCGCTCCATGCGTGAACTGGCGCAACTGCCCAACGTGTATGTGAAGGTCGGCGGGCTGGGGATGCGAATCAACGGATTCGATTTCGAGAATGGGGAAAGGCCACCGTCCTCGGTACAACTCGTGGAAGCCTGGAAACCGTGGATGCAGACCTGCATCGAGACGTTCGGCACCGGGCGCTGTATGTTCGAAAGCAATTTCCCGGTCGACAAGGGCTCGTACCCGTACAGCAACGGCTGGAATGCGTTCAAGCGCCTGACCGCGCAAGCGACCCCGGACGAGCGCGCGGAGCTGTTCCGGGGGACCGTAAGCAAGGTGTATCGCCTTGGCTGACGGTTTCATCGGTTGGCGGGCACGTGAATCGGAACAGCACAGTCACTCATTACCAGGCTCCGGTGTCGGACCTTTGAGAGATACGCCCGTGTTGTCAACCTGGGCGTTGCCGTGTGCGAGCTGCTCGTATTTATCCTTCGATATTCCGCGCTCGGCGTAGATAAACGCGGCCACTTGCCAAAGCGCCTGGTCCGACTGCGTCTTCCCGAACGAAGGCATAGCCGTCATGTTCACGCCGTGCTTGATCGTCCAGAACATCAACTCGGGCTTGTTGCGGCGGCTGGCAGACAGGAGCGACGGCGCGGCGGGCTGAATACCCTGTCCGATGGGACTCAATGGCCGGTCGGGCGCACCGTGGCAGACGGCGCAGGTGGAGTCGTACATCCGCGCACCTGAACGAATGTTTTCAAACGACAGCAGGTCGCCCGGCGCGACGTCGGACCCGGCGTGCCGGTGCAACGAGGCTTCGTACGTTCCATGCAGCAGCTTCGCTACGATCGGGTTGTCTTTGGAGCTTGCCGAGACGTCGTACACCCCGGAATACATGAAGGCCAAACCTGCAGCGGGGAGCAGCAGGAACAACGCTGCAACGGTGGCGACAATCGTCGTAACTCGGGAACGAAAGGGCAACATGATGTGCGTGCCGTGTCGGGTTTGGGTACTTCTATTTTCCGTTGTCCTGCTTGCCGAACAGCGACGCTCAGATTACCGATTTGTTATCTGCCCGGAAGTGACCGACGGACATTTATCGTCGCGAACTCTCTGGTTCGTCGCTGTCTGCGTATCGGTTGCAGGTTGCGAGGCAAGGCCGACAAAGAGCAGGCGTCCAGGTGTGACGCGCTTCAATCTGCTAACAGGATCAAAGCTCTGACGCGACCCGCACAATCACCTTGCCGAAGTTGCGTCCTTCCAGCATGCCGAGAAATGCCTCTGGCGCCTTCTCCAGGCCATCGACGATATCTTCCTTGTGACGGATCTTTCCTTCGCCGATACCGTCAGCCACGATACGCAGAAACTCGGGATAGTGTTCGTCGGCAAACTCGTAGTTGATGAAGCCTCGCACCAGAAGGCTTTTTGTCAGAATCTGGCGCATGGTGGCCGCAAGCTGGCCGTCGGCGTTATTCCGATCGCCGCTGTATTGCGCGATGAGACCGCACACTGGCACACGCGCGAAGCGGTTGAGCAGAGGCAGCACTGCCTGCCATATCTTGCCGCCGACGTTCTCGAAGTACACATCGATTCCATCCGGGCAAGCTGCAGCCAACTGTTCGGCCATGTCAGGCGCGCGATGGTCGATCGCGGCGTCGAAGCCGAGTTCGTCCAGCAGGTAGCGGCATTTCTCCGAACCGCCGGCGATGCCAACTGCCCGCGCCCCGGCTAGCCGCGCAAGCTGTCCGACGAGCGAGCCGACGGGACCGCTGGCCGCCGCAACCATGACGGTGTCGCCCGGTTTGGGCTTGCCGATCAACATGAGGCCGGCGTAAGCGGTGAATCCCGGCATGCCGAGCACGCCGAGCCGGGCTGACGGTGCCGAGAGAGCGGGGTCGACCTTGCGCAATCCCGTACCGTCGATCACCGCATGGTCGCACCATCCGGTTGGAGCGAGCACGAGTTCACCTTCGCGATAGTCGGGATGTCTGGATTCGATCACCTCGGCCACGGCTTCCCCGACCATCTTGTGATCGATTTCGACCGCCGGCGCATACGACTTGCGCGCATCCATCCGGCCTCGCATGTACGGGTCGAGCGACAGGTACAGAACACGAAGCAGCAGCCCATTCGGCGGCGTGTCCGGCAGTTTGGCCTGCTCAAGACGGAAATTGTCGACGGTCGGCTGTCCATCGGGACGAGAGGCGAGAACGATCTGTTTGAAAGTATCTACGGTCATGATGGATATCCAGGTCGTCGGAACGCCGGCCCGTGCGTTTCTATTGCAGTACCGCAGCACAGAGCTTCGCCAGCCGATCGTCGAGTGAACGGCCTTGAACGTCGATCTGTGCGCTATGGAACTGGCTGAGTTGGGTCGACGGCTTATCGTACTCGATAGTCGTACCACTCTGTGCATTCTCGTAGACCATGATGCGCAAGGGCGCATACAGTCCCGCCGCCATATTGACGCTGGTCATTTCAGTCGCGGTGAGAATGTTGCCGGTGAAATACTCGGTGCCGTTCCTGCGCTGTCCTTTCAACACGAGCCAGTCCCCGTGCAGCCCGATGTAGTGAATCACGAGCCCGTCGTTGCCGGCGGCTTTCTGAAGGGCGGTGCGCAATTCGTCGACCTTGTCCTGCTTCAGCAGCGTGCGGATATGATCGTCGAGTCGACCAAGACGGCTCTCCAGATCCTGTTTGACGAGCGCATAAGGTCTGCTGGACGAGACGGTCACATGATCGATGATCGTCTTTGTTTCCGATACCTCGACGGTCGCCGCCATCGCTGACGCGCAGAACGCGCTCACGCTGATCGCAGCAATGGCAACTGTAGACAACGCAAGTCGTGAAGCGGCAATACGTAAGTGAATCACTGGGTGTCTCCTTGTTGGACAGATAGTTGGCTTGAGCGCTCTCGCGTCAGTGTTTTGATGCGGCTTCCGCTCCGAGGCCGCTTAGCATGCGAAGTTGCTGCGCATCGAAGGAGCCGTCGCCGGCGTGCTGACGTGTCGTCACCGATCCGATCCAGCCCGCGATAAAGCCCACCGGAATGCTGAACAGACCGGGATTCGAGAGCCAGAAGGGCGGGGTGGAATCCTTGAAGATGATGCCTTTCGCTCCGATCACGGCGGGCCCCAGCAGCACGAGGCCGATCGACGAAAGGGTGCCGGCGAGTACCGCGGCCACGGCGCCTCGATCCGTAAAGCGCCGCCAGTACATCGAGTAGAGAACCACGGGCAAGTTTGCGCTAGCCGCGATGGCGAACGCGAGTCCTACGAGAAACGCGACATTGAAAGTCTTTACGAGCAGCGCGAGTCCCATGGCGGCGATACCGAAGACTATCGTGGCGATCTTCGCGATCACGACCTGCCGACGTTCCTTGTCGCGCGACGCCGAGAAGAGATGGCCAAAGATGTCGTGAGAGATGGTCGAGGCCGAGGAGATCATGATGCCCGAGACGACGGCGAGAATGGTTGCGAAGGCAATTGCCGAAACGCACGCGAGCAGAAGTTCACCGCCCACAGAACCCGCACCGCCGCCGAGTGTCGTGGCGAGCAGCGTGATGGCGCTGTTTCCGGAGCTGTGTGTCGCGAGAATCGCCGCCGGTCCCACGATCGCGGTGGCGGAAAAGCCGAGCACGATCATCATGACGGCAAAGGACGTCATCACGATCAGGCCGATTTTCGCCGACTGTCTCGCCGCGACGGCGGACGGCACCGTGTAGAACCGGGTCATGACGTGCGGCAGGCCCGCTGTGCCCAACGCCAGGGCGAGCGTGAGTGACAGCGTATCCAGCGGGTCCTTGAAGTAGCCGCCGGGCACGAAGTACTGCGCGGGGTGCAGCGATGACAGGCGTGCCTTGGTGAATAGCGCGCCCACGTCGAACGAGAAATGCGCGAGAGCAAGCAGCACGAGCACCGCGCCGGCAGTCCAGACGAGGACAGCCTTGACGATCTGCACGTAAGTCGCGGCCACCATTCCGCCGAACAGCACATACGCGATCATGAGTACGCCGATCAGCACGATGGCCGCGTTGGCGCCGATCGGCAATAGCAGACTCGCCAGCGCGCCCGCGCCGACGAGTTGCGCGAGCAGATAGGCTAACGAAATGATCAATGAAGAACCCGATGTCGCCGCTCGCACTGCGCGGCTGCGCAAGCGGAGTGCGACCACATCGGAGAGCGTGTATTTGCCGCAGTTTCTGACCGGCTCCGCGACGATCAGCATGATCATGATCCATCCGGCGATGAAGCCGACCTGATAGACGATGCCGTCGAATCCGAACAGGGACACGAGGCCCGTCACACCGAGGAACGAGCCCGCGGACATGAAGTCTCCCGCCAGCGCGAGGCCATTCTGAGCCGGCGACAGATTGCGTCCGGCCACGAAGAAACCGGAGGTTCCGCGCGATCGGCGCGTGCTCCAGCCGGTCAGAAGGAGGCTGAGTCCAATAAAGCCCACGAAGGCGATGATTCTGAGTCCGCCATGACTGATCAGGTTACTCATGTCGGTCACCATCCGGTTGTGCAGACGCGCTGCGAAGCAGTTCGGCCGCTTTCGGGTCGTAGGCTCGCCCGGCCCATGCGCAGTAGCCCCAGAAGGTCGCGATCGTGAGCGCGAACTGAACGACGACCGCAAGCAGTCCAAGGTTGAGTTCGCCATAGACGGAGATGGACATCGCGCCGGGAAACTCCAGCACTGCGATCAACAGGCCAAAGTAGATTCCCAGTGAGATGTAAAGCAATGACCACACGAAGCGGTTGCGGAACTTTGCGAGCGCTTGCGTCTTCTCGACGAGTGACGTGCCGGATGATCTGACTTTCGTCACGTTTTGCCTCTCGAATTCCGCGTTGATTGATTCCATCGATTGCATGTCGGGTCTCCTCCGTTATCGTCTTTCGTGACTGACATCTGTCGCAGCCATCGCTAGCGCTTTGCCGGTAAAACTTCGCCGCGGCTCTCGCCAAATCCGATTCGTGCAAAGCCTGCTTTCTCGCAGTAGCCGCGCAGAATGATGGCGTCGCCATCCTCCACGTAGCTGCGCTGTTCACCCGTACTCAGCGTGACGGGCTCGCTTGCGTTGCGTGCAAGTTCCATCAGCGCGCCTGCCTCCGATCTTTCCGGGCCTGAAATGGTGCCGCTGCCAAGCAGGTCTCCCGGACGCAGATTGCAGCCGCCCACGGCGTGATGCGCGACCATCTGCGCGATGCTCCAGTACTGATGCCTGAAGCTCGTGTGTGAGAGTTGCGTCGCCGGGAGATTCCCGGCTCTATGGCGAGAAGTCTCCATGCAGACTTCCAGTTGGATATCGATGGCGCCCGTCGTGCTGTTTCGGTCGGAATCCAGATAAGGCAGTGGCTTGCCGTCCGCGTCCGGGCGCGGCAGGGGAAGCCTGAAGGGCGCCAGTGCCTCCATGGTCACGATCCACGGCGAGATCGTGGTGGCAAAGTTCTTTGCCAGAAACGGCCCTAATGGCTGCATCTCCCACGCCTGAATATCGCGCGCGGACCAGTCGTTGAGCAGACATAGCCCGAATACATGACTATCGGCCTGATCCAGTTCGATCGGCTCGCCGGCCGCATTGCCTTGTCCGATGTAAATGCCGAGTTCGAGCTCGTAATCCAGCTTGCGCGAAGGCGAGAAGATCGGGGCCTCTTCACCCGGAAGCATGGTTTGACCGGCTGGGCGTCGGAACCGCTGACCACTTGTTCCGATGCTTGAAACCCGGCCGTGGTAGGCGATGGGTATCGACTTGAAGTTGGCGCCGACACCATTCAAGCCGAGTAGCTTGCTGATGTTGGTCGCGTGATGAATCGAGGTGTAGAAATCCGTGTAGTCGCCGATCTGCGCGGGCAGGCTGTGTTCCACTTCCGATTGCGGGATCAGACATGCCTCGATTGCGGCGCGATCTTCAGAAGGGGCGCGCTCGTGAAGCGCAGCGAATAGCGTGTGGCGCAATGCACGCCATGCGGAGGGACCCATCGAGAAGAACGCATTGAGCACGGGCTGTGCGCATGCCCGCGCGGCCTCGCCCGCGATTCCATCCAGACGGGCACGAGACGCCCACGCGGCGATGTCGACGACCTGATCGCCGATGGCGACCGCGCCCCGAAACGCCTCGTCGACATTCCTTCTGCGGACAACCGAAAGCGGCAGGTTCTGGATTGGGAAGTCGCCTGCCTGTGCATTCGCGGACGCGACCCAACTGCGTGCAGCGGGATCATGAGTCTGATTCAGAGTGTGTTGCATGTTCGTCTCGATTCATTCGGGGAAGGCGCAAGCCGTGCGCGTAAGAGCATCGACGTTCAGTCGAACGGGCGCGTGGGGCCGGGCCTGCTGAGAAGAATTCCGCGTTCCTGTAAATCCCGAATGAACGCTGCGCTGAGCTTGCGCTCGGCAAGCACTTCGGCGTTATGCTCGCCCTGGAAAGCGGGGCTGCCCGGTTGCGGCAACTCGGACTGGCTGAAATGCCACGGCGCGCCGGGCATGCGTGTCGTGCCGCCCGATCTGTCGTCGACATCGACCAGCGCGCCCCATTCCTGCACCCACTCCGAATCGGCGAACTCGTTGACGCTGCGGACCACGCCAATGGCCAGTCCCGCTTCGCTGACCTGCGTCTGGAGCAGATCCAGATCGTTGAACGTGAGAATCCACGCGCGGACTTCGGCCAGCAAAACGGCAACGTTCTGCCGCCGCAAAAGCGCCGTGCCGAAGCGTGGGTCGCTCAGCAGATCGTTGCGACGCATCATCGCGCAGTAACGCGAAAACATCGGCGTGTAGATCGGGCTGCCCGCGATGGTGAGTTGGCGTCCATCGGGCAAATCGAAGATGTGCGAATCGGGCGCCGAGAGAATGATCGGCTCGCCCTCGGTGTCGATTTCCGATAGTTGTGCGCCCACCCGTTCGTTGACCGATAGCATGGTCGCGGCCATCGAGACATCGACGTGTTGTCCCTCGCCGGTTCGCGCGCGATGCGCCAGCGCGGCCAGAATGCCGATCACGCCGTGAAGTCCCGTGTACATGTCGGCGTGGCTGCATGCATCGTTGCGGACTTCCGTCAGCGCATCGCCGAAATGGTGCTGGACGATGTCCGTCAGTCCCGACTCGGCCTGCACGGTCGGCGCGAACGCAGGCCGGTTGCGCCACGAGGTCGATTGTCCATAGCCGCTCAAGGACGCGTAGATCACGGACGGGTTGAACGCGCGCACCTGTTCGTAGCCGAGGCCAAAGCGGTTCAGCGTCCCTGGACGAAAATTTTCGACGATGATGTCCGCGTCGCGGCACATGTCGACCATGATCGAGCGTGCCTCCGGAAAGTTGAGATCGAGGCTCACGTTGCGCTTGCCCGCGTTCTGCTGCACGTAATACAGCGACATGTCGCCGATATGCGGCATGCTCACGCGGCCGATATCGCCGGAGGGCGGTTCGATCTTGGTCACGGTCGCGCCAAGATCGAGGAGCGTCTTGGTGCAATGCGGTCCGGCCAGCACACGCGTGAAATCGATCACACGAATACCTTCGAGCGGTGCTGACATGATCAATCTCCCTTGAATTCGGCCGTGGCGGGCCCGGTCGCAAAGAACGAAGCGAAACCGCGTTCGCGATCGCCCGTCTTCCAGATCATGTTGTTGAGATTGATCTGTTCCAGGTCTGCGCTGCGCACGCCGCCGCTGGCCGCGAGATTGGCCTGCTGCTTGATGCCGTTGAGGACTTTGGTCGGGCCTGCCGCCAGTTGGCGGGCGAACGACATCGCGGCAGTCTGCAGTTCGCCTTCGGGCACGACGTGATTGATGATTCCCCAGCGTTCGAATGCTTCTGCAGAATGCCGGCGCCCGATCAGCGCGATTTCCTTGGCGCGCACGACGCCCGCTCGCTGAACGAGTCGTTGCGTCCCGCCGAGCAGCGGAATCAGGCCCACGATGTTCTCGACCTGGCCGAAGTAAGCCGTGTCCGCAGCGACGATCATGTCGCAGGTGAGCGCCAGTTCGAGGCCGCCGCCAAGCGCTGCGCCGTGAACCGCGGCGACGGTCGGGACGGGTGCGTTCTCCAGCACGTCGAGGAACTCGAGGAATTGATCGGCGTCGTGCTGGATCACCGTCTTGCCATCGGTAAATGAGCTCATCTCCGCGCCAGCGGAAAAGTGGCGCATGTCGCTTTTGAGAATGATCGCGCGGGCGCCTTCGGCGACTGCACTGCGATACGCGGCGAGCAGATCCGCGATCATCGCGTCGTCGATCAGGTTGTGCGGTGGCTTGGCGAGTGAAACGATTCCGACGGCGCCATCCATTTCAATCTTTACTGTGGTCATGGTTCTCTCTGCAATGTGCGATAGGCGAAGCAAAGCCACGGGCTTCAGGCAGCCCTTGTGGTGCTGCACGCGCGTTTGGGCGAACTGGCGAGTCCGTTACCGATGGTTTTTATGAAAGCCGCCGACGGGAATCAGCGGACGTGTTGCATCGCCACATAGAGGCCGATTGCGCCATCCATGGGTTCCAGATGAGCGTTGATCAGGGTTCGTCACGCGCTCGGGAGCGGGGTTGGCTGAGGGCTTCAAGGCTTGTCTCCATCTGTTTTTCGGCGTGTGCCGTTGATGGTTACTATCTCAGCGAGCCCAGGTGGACAGCAACGTCCAACCCTGCCAATTGCCGCGTCAAACTGTGCCAAACGCGACCGACGACAATCCGGAAAATGTGCGAGCATGTTCGCAACTGAAGTGAGGCCTATCGTGCGACCACCAAAAATGATCACGCCGTTGCATCCGGATCTCGACGCGCCGACGCAGAGTCTTTTGGGCCTTGCTGCGCTCGCCGCCGAACTGGCCGCAGAAGGCGTTTCCGTCAACAAACTGTTCGCGGGTACGGGCGTTCACGCCAATCAACTGGAGGATTCGCAGGCGAGAATTTCGCATCGTCAGCGGCTCGCCATTTATCGAAACGCCCAACGGCTTGCAACGAGAGCGGATGTGGGATTGCTTGCGGGTGCGCGTCAGAGGATCAGTGACTTCGGCATCTATGGCTATGCCATGGTCAGCAGTACGACCTTTGGAGACGCCCTGAAATTCAGCGTCGAAAATGTCAGGATGGCTGGCGCAGTGTTGCAGATCAGCTATTCCACAGAGGGGAACACGGGCATTCTGCGCAGCCACGGACTCGCATCGTTAGGCGACATGTTGCCGTTCGTCGCCGAGTTCTGGCGAAGCTCGATGACGGTGTTGTTCAGCCGGGTGCTGGAAGCGCCTTTTCCGTCGAAGCGGATGGTCATGGCCTATCCGGCGCCGCCGCATTGGCGAAACTACGAAAGGATGTTCGACTGTCCCGTGGAGTTCGGCGCCGACACGATGGAATGGCATTTCGACGTGCATGTACTGGACCGTCCGTGTCCGAATGCGAATCCGATTACGGCACAAATCTGCCAGCAACTTTGCGATCGCATTCTCGAAGAACGCGATGGCCTTCCTGAACTCCCGCGGCAGATCCGCATGGCCTGCCTCAACGCACCGGGCGTGTTCCCATCCGCGGAGAAGATGGCCGCGCAGCTTGGCATGTCGCTTCGAACCTTGCATCGACGGCTGGCTGAGGATAACTACTCGTACCAGGCCTTGTTGAACGATGTGCGCCGGTCGCTCGCCATCGAATTTCTGGAAAATACGAGGCTTCCCATCGATCAAGTCGCCGAGCGTATTGGATTTTCGGATGCGGCGAGCTTTCGCCGGTCTTTCAGAAAGTGGACGGGGAATTCGCCTAGCGTGTATCGGAAGGGGATGGACGCGGAAGGGTGATGTTCGGGCGAGCCTTTACATCAGCGTGATCGCGAGTCTCAACTGTCGCTCTCAATGCGCCCCGGCCGATCGCATGGCGCGGTATTCCCGCCGCACGATGTCCATCAACTCCGACACGGAAGTCAGCGCGCTCTTTTGCTCGAAGGTCACGCGTCCGCGCTGCATCAGCATGATGCGATCGGCGATATCGAGCGTCTGCGCATAGTTGTGCATGATCATGATGATGGACAGGCCGCCTTTTTCCTTCAGACGCATCAGCAGATCGATGATGAGCCCTGCCTCACGTGCGCCCATTGCGGCGAGCGGTTCGTCGAGCAAAAGAATCTTCGCATTGGAATGCACGGCGCGCGCCACGGCGATGGCCTGCCGCTGACCGCCAGAAAGCCTCTCCACGGGCAAGTCCACGGAAGGCACGTGAACGCCGATATCGTCGAGACACTGGGCCGCGCGCTCGCGCATCTTCTTGTGGTCGAGCAGCCTGAACGGTCCGCGCCGTACGATCTCGCGGTTCAGGAACATGTTGTGGTAAATGCTCAGCGAATTCGCGAGCGCGAGATCCTGATACACGCATTCGATGCCGAGCGAACGTGCGTGATCGACGGAACGCAGCATCGTTTCCTGACCATCGATGTAGAGCGTGCCGCCCGTTTGCTGGTGAAAGCCCGTGAGAATCTTGACGAGCGTCGACTTGCCCGCGCCGTTGTCGCCGAGTACGCCGAGAATTTCGCCCTTGCCGAGCTTGAGCGAGACGCCGTCTAGCGCGGTCACTGCGCCGAAACGTTTCACAAGCTGCTCGCCGCGCAGCGCAAGCGGCGCGTCGGGCGCAACGTTCTCGCCAGGCAAGGCCATGTGCGATTCGTCCACTAGTGTCCTGCCTTACGGCGAATGCGGCCGACGTGGATGTTGAATATCATCGCCGCCAGAATCGCGGCCCCGAGAATGATGTTGAACGTAAATGCGTTGATGCCGATGAGCGTGAAGCCGTCATTGAGAATACCGAGCACGGCAGCGCCGATCAGGCCGCCCACGATCGTGCCCGAGCCGCCCGTGAGCGGCGTGCCGCCGATCACGGCAGCGGCCACGGCCAGAAACATGATCTGATTGCCGCCCGCCTGCGGATCGATCGACGTAATGCGAAAGGCTTCGAGCATGCCGGTGAAGCCCGCGAGCACCGCGGCGAGGATGAAGTTGCCGAGGCGCAACCGGTTGACATGAATGCCGGCCTCGCTCGCGCCGATTGGATTCGCGCCTGCGGCCTGCGTATGCAGGCCCCAGCGCGTGTGCCGCAGAAGCACATGCATCGCGAAGGCGATCGCCGCGGTCCAGATGATCTCGCTATAACCCCACGCACCCATGACAGCCGAGAAGCCAGGCGTGCCCGGCGCGGGCGCGGGCGTGCCGCGCGAGGCAGTGAGCGTGATGCCGTTGATGAGAAACAGCGTACCGAGCGTAGTAACGAACGAGGGCAGCCGCAGCCACACCGTCACGGCGCCGTTCACGAAGCCGACCAGCGCCGCAGCCACGAGCCCCGCGATCACGGCGAGCCACATGGGCGCGCCTGCGTCGTTGGCGAACACCATCATGAACGGCGCGAAGGCGAACACCATGCCGGCGGAGAGATCGATGTCGCCGCCAATCATCAACATGATTTCGCCGAACGCGATGATCGCCACCGGCGCGATGAACTGCGACAGGTTGACGAGGCTTGCGTTGGTGAGCAGGAAATCGTGGTTCGCGAACTCGAAGTAGGCGGCCAGCAGCACGGCCACGAGCAGTATACGCAGCTCGGCCGACCAGTGTGATGTGAACGAAACCCCCGCGCGCCGGGGCGCGGGGGCTGCTTCCGGCTTGCCTGTTTCGTCCGCTGGATTCATCACGATCTGATTGCGCCGCTCATCGGAACGATTTGCGGCTTGGTCGTCTTGCCTTCGTAGCGCGTCGAGGTATTCAGGTAGGGCTCGACGGTTTCCTTCGTCACGAATTTCAGACCGGTGTTAATGTCGGCCGGTCCGACCAGCCCGCCCGAGGCGAGGAACACGAACGCCTCCATGACCGTGTAGAACCCTTGAACGTACGGCT
Protein-coding regions in this window:
- a CDS encoding CaiB/BaiF CoA transferase family protein, giving the protein MSAPLEGIRVIDFTRVLAGPHCTKTLLDLGATVTKIEPPSGDIGRVSMPHIGDMSLYYVQQNAGKRNVSLDLNFPEARSIMVDMCRDADIIVENFRPGTLNRFGLGYEQVRAFNPSVIYASLSGYGQSTSWRNRPAFAPTVQAESGLTDIVQHHFGDALTEVRNDACSHADMYTGLHGVIGILAALAHRARTGEGQHVDVSMAATMLSVNERVGAQLSEIDTEGEPIILSAPDSHIFDLPDGRQLTIAGSPIYTPMFSRYCAMMRRNDLLSDPRFGTALLRRQNVAVLLAEVRAWILTFNDLDLLQTQVSEAGLAIGVVRSVNEFADSEWVQEWGALVDVDDRSGGTTRMPGAPWHFSQSELPQPGSPAFQGEHNAEVLAERKLSAAFIRDLQERGILLSRPGPTRPFD
- the fahA gene encoding fumarylacetoacetase; this encodes MQHTLNQTHDPAARSWVASANAQAGDFPIQNLPLSVVRRRNVDEAFRGAVAIGDQVVDIAAWASRARLDGIAGEAARACAQPVLNAFFSMGPSAWRALRHTLFAALHERAPSEDRAAIEACLIPQSEVEHSLPAQIGDYTDFYTSIHHATNISKLLGLNGVGANFKSIPIAYHGRVSSIGTSGQRFRRPAGQTMLPGEEAPIFSPSRKLDYELELGIYIGQGNAAGEPIELDQADSHVFGLCLLNDWSARDIQAWEMQPLGPFLAKNFATTISPWIVTMEALAPFRLPLPRPDADGKPLPYLDSDRNSTTGAIDIQLEVCMETSRHRAGNLPATQLSHTSFRHQYWSIAQMVAHHAVGGCNLRPGDLLGSGTISGPERSEAGALMELARNASEPVTLSTGEQRSYVEDGDAIILRGYCEKAGFARIGFGESRGEVLPAKR
- a CDS encoding AraC family transcriptional regulator encodes the protein MFATEVRPIVRPPKMITPLHPDLDAPTQSLLGLAALAAELAAEGVSVNKLFAGTGVHANQLEDSQARISHRQRLAIYRNAQRLATRADVGLLAGARQRISDFGIYGYAMVSSTTFGDALKFSVENVRMAGAVLQISYSTEGNTGILRSHGLASLGDMLPFVAEFWRSSMTVLFSRVLEAPFPSKRMVMAYPAPPHWRNYERMFDCPVEFGADTMEWHFDVHVLDRPCPNANPITAQICQQLCDRILEERDGLPELPRQIRMACLNAPGVFPSAEKMAAQLGMSLRTLHRRLAEDNYSYQALLNDVRRSLAIEFLENTRLPIDQVAERIGFSDAASFRRSFRKWTGNSPSVYRKGMDAEG
- a CDS encoding ABC transporter permease is translated as MNPADETGKPEAAPAPRRAGVSFTSHWSAELRILLVAVLLAAYFEFANHDFLLTNASLVNLSQFIAPVAIIAFGEIMLMIGGDIDLSAGMVFAFAPFMMVFANDAGAPMWLAVIAGLVAAALVGFVNGAVTVWLRLPSFVTTLGTLFLINGITLTASRGTPAPAPGTPGFSAVMGAWGYSEIIWTAAIAFAMHVLLRHTRWGLHTQAAGANPIGASEAGIHVNRLRLGNFILAAVLAGFTGMLEAFRITSIDPQAGGNQIMFLAVAAAVIGGTPLTGGSGTIVGGLIGAAVLGILNDGFTLIGINAFTFNIILGAAILAAMIFNIHVGRIRRKAGH
- a CDS encoding ATP-binding cassette domain-containing protein; the protein is MALPGENVAPDAPLALRGEQLVKRFGAVTALDGVSLKLGKGEILGVLGDNGAGKSTLVKILTGFHQQTGGTLYIDGQETMLRSVDHARSLGIECVYQDLALANSLSIYHNMFLNREIVRRGPFRLLDHKKMRERAAQCLDDIGVHVPSVDLPVERLSGGQRQAIAVARAVHSNAKILLLDEPLAAMGAREAGLIIDLLMRLKEKGGLSIIMIMHNYAQTLDIADRIMLMQRGRVTFEQKSALTSVSELMDIVRREYRAMRSAGAH
- a CDS encoding enoyl-CoA hydratase/isomerase family protein: MTTVKIEMDGAVGIVSLAKPPHNLIDDAMIADLLAAYRSAVAEGARAIILKSDMRHFSAGAEMSSFTDGKTVIQHDADQFLEFLDVLENAPVPTVAAVHGAALGGGLELALTCDMIVAADTAYFGQVENIVGLIPLLGGTQRLVQRAGVVRAKEIALIGRRHSAEAFERWGIINHVVPEGELQTAAMSFARQLAAGPTKVLNGIKQQANLAASGGVRSADLEQINLNNMIWKTGDRERGFASFFATGPATAEFKGD